In Besnoitia besnoiti strain Bb-Ger1 chromosome IX, whole genome shotgun sequence, a single genomic region encodes these proteins:
- a CDS encoding putative proteasome subunit beta type 2 (encoded by transcript BESB_012020): METVIGLRGPTFALVACDRYANSSILRMKDDEDKVLLVDDNKIMGLAGQIGDRLQFGDYIQKNVHLYRFRNNKRLSCAATASFTRQQLAYYLRRSPYHVDVMLAGYDETGPHLYWMDYLASMASVNKGAHGYAAYFLGGLLDRYYHPDLTEEEALKILEMCKKELMTRFIVSQASFRVKIATKDGIRTLDI; the protein is encoded by the exons ATGGAGACTGTGATTGGACTGCGCGGACCGACGTTTGCGTTGGTGGCGTGTGACCGCTACGCGAACTCGAGCATCTTGCGGAtgaaggacgacgaagacaaAGTTTTACTGGTTGACGACAACAAAATCATGGGCCTCGCAGGCCAGATTGGCGACCGGCTGCAGTTCGGCGACTACATCCAGAAAAACGTACATCTGTATCGCTTTCGAAACAACAAAAGActgagctgcgcggcgaccgcgagcttTACCAGACAGCAACTCGCTTACTACCTGCGCAGGAGCCCCTACCACGTCGATGTCATGCTCGCCGGCTACGATGAG ACTGGCCCCCACCTCTACTGGATGGACTACCTCGCCTCGATGGCGTCCGTGAACAAGGGGGCGCATGGCTACGCGGCCTACTTCCTCGGCGGTCTTTTGGATCGCTACTACCACCCTGACCtgacagaagaggaggcttTGAAAATCCTCGAAATGTGCAAGAAGGAGCTGATGACGCGTTTTATCGTGTCCCAGGCGTCCTTCCGAGTCAAAATTGCGACGAAAGACGGCATTCGCACGCTCGACATTTGA